Proteins from one Neodiprion fabricii isolate iyNeoFabr1 chromosome 5, iyNeoFabr1.1, whole genome shotgun sequence genomic window:
- the LOC124183356 gene encoding inositol polyphosphate 5-phosphatase K-like isoform X1 produces MAEKTDKLRFYFVTWNVATKYPEQDLHQLLGIGHNNAKELPDFYVVGLQEVKAQPQNMVMGMFTDDPWTKSLRETLKEHDYIKVRNQRLQGLVLNIFCQRQHLTHLRLIEAQFTRTGFGGMWGNKGAVSVRLNIYGVSICVVNSHLTPHDHLLAERISDYNVILNQHLFTTKDTSSIFYHDYVFWIGDLNFRLNGEELSAEEIDLLVKKNQLDLLLDKDQLMAVMHSGEAFSELIENDIKFPPTYKYEFGSQEFDFKRRPSWTDRILYKVNTDVYEGIRLKATQSTYTSHPSYVQSDHKPVTGEFEITIRADYEDQGVTFLPLTEWFIDEENSVSYKLTGSIGPSCGDWIGLFRNGFTSLDEYIVYEYVARGRSDVGSAPPETDSITDRIYFSYSALQAPGMYQLVYVRQNGSTVGILGVSPPFPGYRRLQSNPL; encoded by the exons ATGGCTGAGAAAACCGATAAACTCAG GTTTTATTTTGTCACTTGGAACGTTGCTACTAAATATCCCGAACAAGACCTGCACCAACTGCTGGGAATTGGACACAACAATGCGAAAGAACTACCAGACTTCTACGTTGTAGG TTTGCAGGAGGTGAAGGCTCAGCCTCAGAATATGGTAATGGGTATGTTTACCGATGATCCTTGGACCAAATCCCTGAG gGAAACACTCAAGGAACATGATTATATCAAAGTGCGTAATCAGCGCTTACAGGGTCTggttttaaacattttttgtcaGAGACAGCATCTCACTCATCTGCGGCTTATAGAAGCCCAGTTTACAAGGACAGGGTTCGGAGGCATGTGG GGTAACAAGGGTGCCGTTAGCGTGAGGTTGAACATTTACGGGGTCAGTATCTGCGTGGTAAACTCGCACCTAACGCCTCACGATCATCTTCTGGCGGAAAGAATTTCGGATTACAACGTGATCCTGAACCAGCATTTGTTCACCACGAAAGACACCAGTAGCATATTTTATCATGA TTATGTATTTTGGATTGGAGATTTAAACTTTCGACTAAATGGCGAGGAACTGTCGGCAGAGGAGATCGACTTACTGGTTAAAAAGAATCAGCTTGATCTTCTGCTGGACAAAGATCAGTTAATGGCTGTAATGCACAGCGGTGAAGCTTTTAGCGAATTGATCGAAAACGACATCAAGTTTCCTCCGacttataaatatgaattcggCTCTCAAGAGTTTGATTTCAA aCGTCGGCCATCTTGGACTGACAGAATATTGTATAAAGTTAATACCGACGTCTACGAAGGCATTAGACTGAAGGCGACTCAGTCGACTTACACAAGCCATCCCAGCTACGTGCAATCCGACCACAAACCAGTTACCGGAGAGTTTGAAATAACG ATAAGAGCGGATTACGAGGACCAAGGTGTCACGTTCCTACCACTGACCGAGTGGTTTATCGACGAGGAAAATTCCGTGTCTTACAAACTGACCGGAAGCATAGGACCGTCGTGTGGCGACTGGATTGGTCTTTTCAGAAACGGATTTACAAGCCTCGACGAATACATTGTTTATGAGTACGTTGCACGAG GCAGAAGTGACGTAGGCTCAGCTCCACCCGAAACGGACTCGATAACTGATCGTATTTACTTCAGCTACTCCGCACTTCAAGCGCCTGGTATGTATCAGCTTGTTTACGTCAGGCAGAATGGAAGCACCGTTGGAATTTTGGGTGTGAGTCCACCGTTCCCTGGTTACCGAAGGCTTCAATCGAACCCTTTATGA
- the LOC124183356 gene encoding inositol polyphosphate 5-phosphatase K-like isoform X2: protein MAEKTDKLRFYFVTWNVATKYPEQDLHQLLGIGHNNAKELPDFYVVGLQEVKAQPQNMVMGMFTDDPWTKSLRETLKEHDYIKVRNQRLQGLVLNIFCQRQHLTHLRLIEAQFTRTGFGGMWGNKGAVSVRLNIYGVSICVVNSHLTPHDHLLAERISDYNVILNQHLFTTKDTSSIFYHDYVFWIGDLNFRLNGEELSAEEIDLLVKKNQLDLLLDKDQLMAVMHSGEAFSELIENDIKFPPTYKYEFGSQEFDFKRRPSWTDRILYKVNTDVYEGIRLKATQSTYTSHPSYVQSDHKPVTGEFEITIRADYEDQGVTFLPLTEWFIDEENSVSYKLTGSIGPSCGDWIGLFRNGFTSLDEYIVYEQK, encoded by the exons ATGGCTGAGAAAACCGATAAACTCAG GTTTTATTTTGTCACTTGGAACGTTGCTACTAAATATCCCGAACAAGACCTGCACCAACTGCTGGGAATTGGACACAACAATGCGAAAGAACTACCAGACTTCTACGTTGTAGG TTTGCAGGAGGTGAAGGCTCAGCCTCAGAATATGGTAATGGGTATGTTTACCGATGATCCTTGGACCAAATCCCTGAG gGAAACACTCAAGGAACATGATTATATCAAAGTGCGTAATCAGCGCTTACAGGGTCTggttttaaacattttttgtcaGAGACAGCATCTCACTCATCTGCGGCTTATAGAAGCCCAGTTTACAAGGACAGGGTTCGGAGGCATGTGG GGTAACAAGGGTGCCGTTAGCGTGAGGTTGAACATTTACGGGGTCAGTATCTGCGTGGTAAACTCGCACCTAACGCCTCACGATCATCTTCTGGCGGAAAGAATTTCGGATTACAACGTGATCCTGAACCAGCATTTGTTCACCACGAAAGACACCAGTAGCATATTTTATCATGA TTATGTATTTTGGATTGGAGATTTAAACTTTCGACTAAATGGCGAGGAACTGTCGGCAGAGGAGATCGACTTACTGGTTAAAAAGAATCAGCTTGATCTTCTGCTGGACAAAGATCAGTTAATGGCTGTAATGCACAGCGGTGAAGCTTTTAGCGAATTGATCGAAAACGACATCAAGTTTCCTCCGacttataaatatgaattcggCTCTCAAGAGTTTGATTTCAA aCGTCGGCCATCTTGGACTGACAGAATATTGTATAAAGTTAATACCGACGTCTACGAAGGCATTAGACTGAAGGCGACTCAGTCGACTTACACAAGCCATCCCAGCTACGTGCAATCCGACCACAAACCAGTTACCGGAGAGTTTGAAATAACG ATAAGAGCGGATTACGAGGACCAAGGTGTCACGTTCCTACCACTGACCGAGTGGTTTATCGACGAGGAAAATTCCGTGTCTTACAAACTGACCGGAAGCATAGGACCGTCGTGTGGCGACTGGATTGGTCTTTTCAGAAACGGATTTACAAGCCTCGACGAATACATTGTTTATGA GCAGAAGTGA
- the LOC124183355 gene encoding uncharacterized protein LOC124183355, whose protein sequence is MRVSPIFLTAACTSWLGVTAADRSPQVELSTEYFLVPQVPDRTGGVSVASVVSVPGPNRTISIFRGGQPGRNGAGGFAHPTAQSLLRQQPWALPLAALSAAAMIFMAGFEVFVLLKARAAVPSRRHLFLGQVLLLGLFLLAGLSAAPSLAPNPISCGALRLIGLPAALVFAALLVKCVFLLSLNSGVYLPAPYQALVLVFAILVQVAIIGQWFYGTPSNTNPLSSASESTSHSVRLIPSSIASPLPPPPSSSAPAFTSPGDHPMQQCCCSTPVGHLVASLGYASMLLISVGGLAIRARGLRDNNGEAAFIGLAVGASLPVWVSGGVGALTAREENREAWLAYALLATSLLVFLLMFLPKGRQLAALGRENATVVTRGNPHDRDDGLSSLPASGYSPSFFHFKPPNDTLESKMLPCHQSTDRVALVSSGIPNCTACRCSANQLYPEDLRSGPVDTFVQLPPGMYLRPEDAGNLYTTMSANPNVFFQRAAHPGMMY, encoded by the exons CGTCGTCAGCGTCCCGGGACCCAACCGGACGATATCCATTTTTAGGGGTGGACAACCGGGCCGGAACGGAGCCGGTGGATTCGCCCATCCGACGGCGCAATCTCTTCTTCGTCAGCAGCCCTGGGCTCTGCCGCTTGCCGCCCTCAGTGCCGCTGCCATGATATTCATGGCCGGTTTCGAGGTCTTCGTTTTGCTCAAG GCTCGAGCTGCCGTCCCTAGCAGAAGACATTTGTTTTTGGGTCAAGTATTGCTGTTGGGATTGTTCCTTCTTGCTGGGCTATCAGCTGCGCCGTCTCTGGCCCCGAATCCCATCTCTTGTGGAGCCCTTCGCCTCATTGGCCTCCCTGCAGCACTAGTATTCGCAGCGCTTCTTGTAAAGTGCGTTTTCCTACTCTCGTTGAACAGCGGCGTATATTTACCCGCACCCTATCAG GCATTGGTGCTGGTTTTTGCTATTCTAGTTCAAGTCGCCATAATTGGTCAATGGTTCTATGGCACTCCATCAAATACGAACCCATTGTCTAGTGCCTCGGAATCTACCAGCCATAGCGTACGTCTCATACCCTCTTCGATAGCCTCCCCTCTACCTCCACCACCGTCATCATCAGCACCAGCATTCACGTCGCCTGGGGATCACCCGATGCAACAATGTTGCTGCAGTACTCCGGTTGGCCATCTCGTTGCCTCGCTAGGTTATGCGAGTATGTTGCTGATCTCAGTTGGCGGTCTAGCGATCAGGGCACGAGGGCTTCGAGATAACAACGGTGAAGCAGCGTTTATAGGACTGGCAGTAGGCGCTTCGCTTCCTGTATGGGTCTCTGGCGGAGTTGGGGCTCTTACTGCCCGTGAAGAGAACCGTGAAGCTTGGCTAGCCTACGCACTTTTGGCCACATCCCTCCTTGTGTTTCTACTCATGTTTTTACCCAAGGGACGACAGCTCGCTGCCCTTGGAAGAGAAAACGCCACTGTTGTTACTCGTGGCAATCCGCACGATAGGGATGACGGGCTCAGTTCGCTGCCGGCCAGCGGATACTCACCATCCTTCTTTCACTTCAAACCGCCAAATGATACTCTGGAGTCTAAAATGCTGCCCTGTCATCAAAGCACAG ACCGTGTTGCCCTGGTGTCTTCTGGTATTCCAAACTGTACAGCGTGTAGATGCAGTGCTAATCAACTTTACCCTGAAG ATTTGCGTTCAGGACCCGTTGATACTTTTGTTCAATTGCCACCGGGGATGTATCTGAGACCGGAGGATGCTGGAAATTTGTACACAACGATGTCTGCGAATCCAAATGTCTTCTTTCAGAGGGCAGCTCACCCTGGAATGATGTACTGA